One Myxococcales bacterium genomic window carries:
- a CDS encoding protein kinase yields the protein MADDRRSRGPRSGVNLPLPPPEADGDEAVSRVRMSGLVADHTARAVPALPFGPGWELDDTTDDDRALESVTSAVRVKDEPEMLAAARRADRQTIAGVKHARRLPLNADESAPVPRLPELDEAPRLPAPPTSAPPRLPEPPRGPDAARLPLRAAPNTPPSGHALPRLGRTGPAIALPIVPAPAGPPPLPSLPARPDGVSARGDGPPARPPSPPPRPPTPDNKPGPRARPDAKPVIARTIAAEAKVAVAAAPLAVPPRAPGGDRAPAAPGRVIAGRYKILDRIGVGGMGKVYKVSHTQLSKTFALKVIGENLADTDEARELFYREAQLASAVNHPNITSVVDFGEDPDVGAFMVMEFVEGEPVHRVLRRETRLGVRVACEIILQVADALHYVHSQGIVHCDIKTENILLAEQPGTKRRQLVVKLLDFGLARSLTGGRSSGPLSGTPHYVAPERIRGDAATPSSDLYALGILFYELITGHVPWDGAVSNILSGHLEQQPTPPSQLVAGLEPALETLILRALAKTPAERHKDMAAFIYELRTVMDMLGFGHRRRGGGKRVVIERSKNERDALAARIVDGCRLPLALLSRDSTILVANPACARFVMGMVVEIEGIPLTSTPLAGAWRTLEADLARAVAATPIRRILEIDVPTGPPQRLLVWLDPCGDTVLFGVQPLET from the coding sequence GTGGCTGACGACCGGCGCAGCCGCGGACCGCGCTCGGGCGTCAACCTGCCCCTGCCGCCGCCCGAGGCCGACGGCGACGAGGCGGTCAGCCGCGTGCGCATGAGCGGGCTGGTCGCCGACCACACCGCGCGGGCGGTCCCGGCGCTGCCGTTCGGGCCAGGCTGGGAGCTCGACGACACCACCGACGACGATCGCGCGCTCGAGAGCGTCACCTCGGCGGTGCGGGTCAAGGACGAGCCCGAGATGCTCGCGGCCGCGCGCCGCGCCGACCGCCAGACGATCGCCGGCGTGAAGCACGCGCGGCGCCTGCCGCTCAACGCCGACGAGAGCGCCCCGGTGCCGAGGCTGCCCGAGCTCGACGAGGCCCCCCGCCTGCCGGCGCCGCCGACGTCGGCGCCGCCGCGCCTGCCCGAGCCCCCCCGCGGCCCTGACGCCGCGCGCCTGCCGCTGCGGGCCGCGCCCAACACGCCCCCGAGCGGCCACGCGCTACCGCGGCTGGGCCGGACCGGCCCCGCGATCGCGCTGCCCATCGTCCCGGCGCCCGCCGGGCCGCCGCCGCTGCCCAGCCTGCCCGCGCGCCCCGACGGCGTGTCCGCCCGCGGCGACGGCCCGCCCGCGCGGCCGCCGAGCCCGCCCCCGCGCCCGCCGACCCCTGACAACAAGCCCGGGCCCCGGGCGCGCCCCGACGCCAAGCCGGTCATCGCGCGCACGATCGCGGCCGAGGCCAAGGTGGCGGTCGCCGCCGCGCCGCTGGCGGTGCCGCCGCGCGCGCCCGGCGGGGATCGGGCGCCGGCCGCGCCCGGCCGCGTGATCGCCGGTCGCTACAAGATCCTCGACCGCATCGGCGTCGGCGGCATGGGCAAGGTCTACAAGGTCAGCCACACCCAGCTGTCGAAGACGTTCGCGCTCAAGGTCATCGGCGAGAACCTGGCCGACACCGACGAGGCCCGCGAGCTGTTCTACCGGGAGGCGCAGCTGGCCAGCGCGGTCAACCACCCGAACATCACCTCGGTGGTCGACTTCGGCGAGGATCCCGACGTCGGCGCGTTCATGGTGATGGAGTTCGTCGAGGGCGAGCCGGTCCACCGGGTGCTGCGCCGCGAGACGCGCCTCGGCGTGCGGGTCGCGTGCGAGATCATCCTGCAGGTCGCCGACGCCCTCCACTACGTGCACAGCCAGGGCATCGTCCACTGCGACATCAAGACCGAGAACATCCTCCTCGCCGAGCAGCCCGGCACCAAGCGCCGGCAGCTCGTCGTCAAGCTGCTCGACTTCGGCCTGGCCCGGTCGCTGACCGGCGGGCGCAGCTCGGGCCCGCTGTCGGGCACGCCCCACTACGTCGCGCCCGAGCGCATCCGCGGGGACGCCGCGACGCCGTCGTCGGATCTGTACGCGCTCGGGATCCTGTTCTACGAGCTGATCACCGGCCACGTGCCCTGGGACGGCGCGGTGTCGAACATCCTGTCGGGCCACCTCGAGCAACAGCCGACGCCGCCGTCGCAGCTGGTCGCCGGCCTCGAGCCCGCGCTCGAGACGTTGATCCTGCGCGCGCTCGCCAAGACCCCGGCCGAGCGCCACAAGGACATGGCCGCGTTCATCTACGAGCTGCGCACGGTCATGGACATGCTCGGGTTCGGCCACCGGCGCCGCGGCGGTGGCAAGCGGGTCGTGATCGAGCGCAGCAAGAACGAGCGTGACGCGCTGGCCGCGCGCATCGTCGACGGATGTCGCCTGCCGCTGGCGCTGCTCTCGCGCGACAGCACGATCCTGGTCGCCAACCCGGCGTGCGCCCGGTTCGTCATGGGCATGGTGGTCGAGATCGAGGGCATCCCGCTGACCTCGACGCCGCTGGCCGGCGCCTGGCGCACGCTCGAGGCCGACCTGGCCCGCGCGGTGGCGGCGACGCCGATCCGCCGCATCCTCGAGATCGACGTCCCGACCGGCCCGCCCCAGCGCCTGCTGGTCTGGCTCGATCCGTGCGGCGACACCGTGCTGTTCGGCGTCCAGCCGCTCGAGACCTGA
- a CDS encoding SpoIIE family protein phosphatase gives MTPLLDADSYALGLVGLPFVVAASALAAVLLYALFMRGAPHLRAPIILFSSGLLPFVVGFGLAVAAPDDVAAHAFFRFGIAFVPLAATGAMVFELALAGRLRAYRAPVILAAAVALVFLALGLTTDLAVARVIRTPSGLRFFAAGPMVLPATLTISVVSVTAFVEALRAARRATSPLRRRQLWGGLVALAVSFMGMSDVLLAYGVGYVPLSWLFVTIGSLLALRSILQDDLLRAQSLDSRAPVAFLALSLSGAAAWGVARYAITDWPAWVAAGALMLGALGARLTVALLARLWSIRAPGEGPLDRLVTQYATRVRQLTRVDEVAALTREVCEIGVGNEVEVITPARDDWSWRRADGTAIEGDHVPDPLLGPWLAERRRPLFLGEIEGADLADLRPSIERLMAAHGAAALVPLIVRDELVGLLVLRQRGRGAARRPLELRFLGSIADRAGAALDYVRIADEAADRAELVRDVELAAAVQAGFVPGPEPSRHHGVTVVGSWQPASECGGDWWSRYALSGGRTLIVIGDVTGSGVAAAMVTAAARGACDAAVLARPEDLDVLTLLHQLDHAVRQVGAGRFHLTCFAAVLDPVAGEIHFANAGHVAPYVCRPRATVGANGDTVELSALVARGNPLGAGAQTVAKLATRPIAAGDVVIWYTDGLIECHGADGKQFGDRRLQRVLRRLGEDELDPVAVQRRLAGELAAHLGGLPIDDDMTLVVARIDGGARA, from the coding sequence ATGACGCCCCTGCTCGACGCCGACAGCTACGCGCTCGGCCTGGTCGGCCTGCCGTTCGTGGTGGCCGCCAGCGCGCTCGCCGCGGTGCTGCTGTACGCGCTGTTCATGCGCGGGGCGCCGCACCTGCGGGCGCCGATCATCCTGTTCTCGAGCGGGCTCTTGCCGTTCGTGGTCGGCTTCGGGCTGGCGGTCGCGGCGCCCGACGACGTCGCCGCGCACGCGTTCTTCCGCTTCGGCATCGCGTTCGTGCCGCTGGCCGCGACCGGGGCGATGGTGTTCGAGCTGGCGCTGGCAGGGCGGCTGCGCGCCTACCGCGCACCGGTGATCCTGGCCGCGGCGGTCGCGCTGGTGTTCCTCGCGCTCGGGCTGACGACCGACCTCGCGGTCGCGCGGGTGATCCGCACCCCGTCGGGGCTGCGGTTCTTCGCCGCGGGCCCGATGGTGCTGCCCGCGACGCTGACGATCTCGGTGGTGTCGGTGACCGCGTTCGTCGAGGCGCTCCGGGCCGCGCGGCGGGCGACCTCGCCGCTGCGACGGCGGCAGCTGTGGGGCGGGCTCGTGGCGCTGGCGGTGTCGTTCATGGGCATGAGCGACGTGCTGCTCGCGTACGGCGTCGGCTACGTGCCGCTGAGCTGGCTGTTCGTGACGATCGGGTCGCTGCTGGCGCTGCGCTCGATCTTGCAGGACGACCTCTTGCGGGCGCAGTCCCTCGACAGCCGGGCGCCGGTGGCGTTCTTGGCCCTGTCGCTGAGCGGCGCTGCGGCCTGGGGGGTGGCCCGGTACGCGATCACCGACTGGCCGGCGTGGGTGGCCGCGGGGGCGCTGATGCTGGGCGCGCTCGGGGCGCGGCTGACGGTGGCGCTGCTCGCGCGGCTGTGGTCGATCCGCGCGCCGGGCGAGGGCCCGCTCGATCGCCTGGTCACGCAGTACGCGACCCGGGTGCGCCAGCTGACCCGGGTCGACGAGGTCGCCGCGCTCACCCGCGAGGTGTGCGAGATCGGCGTCGGCAACGAGGTCGAGGTGATCACGCCGGCCCGCGACGACTGGTCGTGGCGGCGCGCCGACGGGACCGCGATCGAGGGCGATCACGTGCCCGATCCGCTGCTGGGGCCGTGGCTGGCGGAGCGTCGGCGGCCGCTGTTCCTGGGCGAGATCGAGGGCGCCGATCTGGCCGACCTCCGGCCGTCGATCGAGCGGCTGATGGCCGCCCACGGCGCGGCCGCGCTGGTGCCGTTGATCGTGCGCGACGAGCTGGTGGGCCTGCTGGTGCTGCGGCAGCGCGGCCGCGGCGCGGCCCGGCGGCCGCTCGAGCTCCGGTTCCTGGGGTCGATCGCCGATCGCGCCGGCGCCGCGCTCGACTACGTGCGCATCGCCGACGAGGCCGCCGACCGGGCCGAGCTGGTCCGCGACGTCGAGCTGGCGGCGGCGGTGCAGGCCGGGTTCGTGCCCGGTCCCGAGCCGAGCCGCCACCACGGCGTGACCGTGGTCGGCTCGTGGCAGCCCGCGAGCGAGTGCGGCGGCGACTGGTGGTCGCGCTACGCGCTGTCCGGCGGGCGCACGCTGATCGTGATCGGCGACGTGACCGGCTCGGGCGTGGCGGCGGCGATGGTGACCGCGGCCGCCCGCGGCGCGTGCGACGCCGCGGTGCTGGCCCGGCCCGAGGACCTCGACGTGCTGACCCTCTTGCACCAGCTCGACCACGCGGTCCGCCAGGTCGGCGCCGGCCGCTTCCACCTGACCTGCTTCGCCGCGGTGCTCGATCCGGTCGCGGGCGAGATCCACTTCGCCAACGCCGGCCACGTCGCGCCGTACGTGTGCCGTCCGCGCGCGACCGTGGGGGCCAACGGCGACACGGTCGAGCTGTCGGCGCTGGTGGCGCGGGGCAACCCGCTGGGCGCGGGCGCGCAGACGGTGGCGAAGCTCGCGACCCGGCCGATCGCGGCGGGCGACGTAGTCATCTGGTACACCGATGGCTTGATCGAGTGCCACGGCGCCGACGGGAAGCAGTTCGGCGACCGCCGCCTGCAGCGCGTGCTCCGCCGCCTCGGCGAGGACGAGCTCGACCCGGTCGCGGTCCAGCGGCGCCTGGCCGGCGAGCTGGCCGCGCACCTCGGCGGGTTGCCGATCGACGACGACATGACCCTCGTGGTCGCTCGCATCGACGGAGGCGCGCGCGCGTGA
- a CDS encoding biopolymer transporter ExbD, with translation MPVHKAGSRLYRSVPFKHLAKGAAGGSSRSSNVRLNLTPFVDMMTILVTFLLIVFSTNGELIKAQKGLELPKADTKQQLQEAPIITITKTDLSFQGFQVASLDSLLKDENPQMKIEALFLKLDAHSKKTKENLALGGKGADKRAKKACDDAKAGIVSNDYLCPEGLVILQADEDTDARVITMVVTTAKYANFDNVLFAVKVK, from the coding sequence ATGCCCGTCCACAAAGCAGGATCTCGCCTCTATCGCTCGGTGCCGTTCAAGCACCTGGCCAAGGGCGCAGCCGGGGGCAGCTCCCGGTCGTCGAACGTGCGCCTCAACCTGACGCCGTTCGTCGACATGATGACCATCTTGGTCACCTTCCTCCTGATCGTGTTCTCGACCAACGGCGAGCTGATCAAGGCCCAGAAGGGGCTCGAGCTCCCGAAGGCCGACACCAAGCAGCAGCTGCAAGAGGCGCCGATCATCACGATCACCAAGACCGATCTCTCGTTCCAGGGCTTCCAGGTCGCGTCCCTCGACAGCCTGCTGAAGGACGAGAACCCGCAGATGAAGATCGAGGCCTTGTTCCTCAAGCTGGACGCCCACAGCAAGAAGACCAAGGAGAACCTGGCGCTCGGCGGCAAGGGCGCCGACAAGCGCGCCAAGAAGGCCTGCGACGACGCCAAGGCTGGCATCGTCAGCAACGACTACCTGTGCCCCGAGGGCCTGGTGATCCTGCAGGCCGACGAGGACACCGACGCGCGCGTGATCACGATGGTCGTGACCACCGCGAAGTACGCGAACTTCGACAACGTGCTGTTCGCCGTCAAGGTGAAGTGA
- a CDS encoding HEAT repeat domain-containing protein encodes MTLWIRHLKLSRCAVLMLAVLVTATLTGCPDDPFNPKTWTKKLGDPKEVERAVTELERLGEPSAIPALGKAWEKQGRPERILQVIIDLSKPLTEAEAKAQYKYNSKARPASWDKSLPILVKAIDDVDAANPRSVESARLAAEALGEAKLDEALDSLIKAATSSEAKAVRGQAILSLGVLGKDGAVPTLANILREEFDPQNPAMHGAAIIALGKIKSPLAVPVLIEVMYRLPFFFKQVRRSLVASGPAVPERIKAALEGTDSDLNTLFKDKKLDMYCGDVGQEQLPLSQCVPVSAMDYYAAIIAGDLYDPTLVPSLLKALAREPKPAYLVQKNPGPPAQNGVLDALRKIGSSAAAQPVLDLAMTTKDANLKPMALGVYSFVSKDGSEKTGTTTGLDALGAIVKNPGDFTTRLEAATSYARLARTADRLGILKEQVKQFTEGAQKARAAADGAPKAALAAAQAPYDAARAELKAAKDAVARAGGEKKLEEAIKKGNAPVEILTRLTAATNALDKVEPAYDEAKADFMEADSKAKNYLASQRVFETHIARVEIAMRCGDKVECYGATLDAKWEDVKPKLDPYISGLAQFKQDEKDEILAAQIERAMLELGKMGPAAASQTDKLLEAAKSTDRIIRQSVQLALPKIAGKDCKDCGAKLDEAIAAGEGKTTLGDLNYETTVLRSYWGEAPSAE; translated from the coding sequence ATGACCCTGTGGATCCGACACCTGAAGCTCTCTCGGTGCGCCGTCCTGATGCTGGCGGTGCTGGTCACGGCGACGCTGACCGGGTGCCCCGACGACCCGTTCAACCCCAAGACCTGGACCAAGAAGCTCGGTGACCCGAAGGAGGTCGAGCGCGCGGTGACCGAGCTCGAGCGGCTCGGCGAGCCCAGCGCGATCCCGGCGCTCGGCAAGGCCTGGGAGAAGCAGGGGCGGCCCGAGCGCATCCTGCAGGTCATCATCGACCTGTCGAAGCCGCTGACCGAGGCCGAGGCCAAGGCCCAGTACAAGTACAACAGCAAGGCCCGGCCGGCGAGCTGGGACAAGTCGTTGCCGATCCTGGTCAAGGCGATCGACGACGTCGACGCCGCCAACCCGCGCTCGGTCGAGAGCGCGCGCCTCGCGGCCGAGGCCCTCGGCGAGGCCAAGCTCGACGAGGCGCTCGACTCGCTGATCAAGGCCGCGACGTCGAGCGAGGCCAAGGCCGTGCGCGGCCAGGCCATCCTGTCGCTCGGCGTGCTCGGCAAGGACGGCGCGGTGCCGACCCTGGCCAACATCCTGCGCGAGGAGTTCGATCCGCAGAACCCGGCGATGCACGGCGCGGCCATCATCGCGCTCGGCAAGATCAAGAGCCCGCTGGCGGTGCCGGTGCTGATCGAGGTGATGTACCGGCTGCCGTTCTTCTTCAAGCAGGTGCGGCGCTCGCTGGTCGCGTCGGGCCCCGCGGTGCCGGAGCGCATCAAGGCCGCCCTCGAGGGCACCGACAGCGACCTCAACACGCTGTTCAAGGACAAGAAGCTCGACATGTACTGTGGCGACGTCGGCCAGGAGCAGCTGCCGCTCTCGCAGTGCGTGCCGGTCTCGGCGATGGACTACTACGCGGCGATCATCGCCGGTGACCTCTACGACCCGACGCTGGTCCCGTCGCTGCTCAAGGCCCTGGCCCGCGAGCCCAAGCCGGCCTACCTGGTCCAGAAGAACCCGGGGCCGCCGGCCCAGAACGGGGTGCTCGACGCGCTCCGCAAGATCGGGTCGTCGGCCGCGGCGCAGCCGGTGCTCGACCTGGCGATGACGACCAAGGACGCGAACCTCAAGCCGATGGCGCTGGGCGTGTACTCGTTCGTGTCCAAGGACGGCAGCGAGAAGACCGGCACCACCACCGGCCTCGACGCGCTGGGCGCGATCGTCAAGAACCCGGGCGACTTCACCACGCGCCTGGAGGCCGCGACCTCGTACGCGCGCCTGGCCCGGACCGCCGACCGCCTGGGGATCCTCAAGGAGCAGGTCAAGCAGTTCACCGAGGGCGCACAGAAGGCGCGGGCGGCGGCCGACGGCGCACCCAAGGCCGCGCTCGCGGCCGCGCAGGCGCCCTACGACGCCGCGCGGGCCGAGCTCAAGGCCGCCAAGGACGCCGTGGCGCGGGCCGGCGGCGAGAAGAAGCTCGAGGAGGCGATCAAGAAGGGCAACGCGCCGGTCGAGATCCTCACCCGCCTGACCGCCGCGACCAACGCGCTCGACAAGGTCGAGCCGGCCTACGACGAGGCCAAGGCCGACTTCATGGAGGCCGACAGCAAGGCCAAGAACTACCTCGCGTCGCAGCGGGTGTTCGAGACCCACATCGCCCGGGTCGAGATCGCGATGCGCTGCGGCGACAAGGTCGAGTGCTACGGCGCGACGCTCGACGCCAAGTGGGAGGACGTGAAGCCGAAGCTGGACCCGTACATCAGCGGCCTCGCGCAGTTCAAGCAGGACGAGAAGGACGAGATCCTGGCGGCGCAGATCGAGCGCGCGATGCTCGAGCTGGGCAAGATGGGGCCGGCGGCGGCGAGCCAGACCGACAAGCTGCTCGAGGCGGCCAAGAGCACCGACCGCATCATCCGCCAGAGCGTGCAGCTGGCCCTGCCCAAGATCGCCGGCAAGGACTGCAAGGACTGCGGCGCCAAGCTCGACGAGGCGATCGCCGCGGGCGAGGGCAAGACCACCCTGGGCGACCTCAACTACGAGACCACGGTGCTGCGCAGCTACTGGGGCGAGGCGCCGTCGGCGGAGTGA
- a CDS encoding endonuclease/exonuclease/phosphatase family protein has protein sequence MKVRIASYNIHKCIGGLDRRYDPARTVACLAYYQPDIVLLQEVDAGARRSNGDHQASLLADGLGLAHHAWFPNVTVRGGGTYGNAVLSRFPLDEMRNIDLTVAPKKRRSALHVACRIRDEQLTRTLHVFNLHLGLAQYERRIQVENFVECHPLHGLHQQTPVVIGGDLNDVWGSLSGWLVPHGFAGVGRRPRTFPAWAPLRALDGIYVRGAVRFDALMRGETELAKQASDHRPLIADVVLG, from the coding sequence GTGAAGGTCCGGATCGCCAGCTACAACATCCACAAGTGCATCGGCGGGCTCGACCGCCGCTACGATCCCGCGCGGACGGTCGCGTGCCTGGCGTATTACCAGCCCGACATCGTCTTGCTGCAGGAGGTCGACGCCGGCGCCCGCCGCTCCAACGGCGACCACCAGGCCAGCCTCCTGGCCGACGGCCTCGGCCTCGCCCACCACGCGTGGTTCCCCAACGTCACCGTCCGCGGCGGCGGCACCTACGGCAACGCGGTGCTGTCGCGGTTCCCGCTCGACGAGATGCGCAACATCGATCTGACCGTCGCCCCCAAGAAGCGGCGCAGCGCGCTCCACGTCGCCTGCCGGATCCGCGACGAGCAGCTGACCCGCACGCTGCACGTGTTCAACCTGCACCTCGGCCTGGCCCAGTACGAGCGGCGCATCCAGGTCGAGAACTTCGTCGAGTGCCACCCGCTCCACGGCCTGCACCAGCAGACCCCGGTCGTCATCGGCGGCGACCTCAACGACGTCTGGGGCTCGCTGAGCGGCTGGCTCGTGCCCCACGGCTTCGCCGGCGTCGGCCGCCGGCCGCGCACGTTCCCGGCCTGGGCGCCGCTGCGCGCGCTCGACGGGATCTACGTCCGCGGCGCGGTCCGGTTCGACGCCCTGATGCGCGGCGAGACCGAGCTGGCCAAGCAGGCCAGCGACCACCGGCCGCTGATCGCCGACGTCGTCCTGGGGTGA
- the rph gene encoding ribonuclease PH encodes MRPDGRRHDQLRSLEIITGYQKHAEGSALVKLGDTWVLCAASVEKGVPPFLAGKGTGWLTAEYAMLPRSTHTRTKRDPGGRGKEIQRLIGRALRAAVDLDKLGERTLAVDCDVLCADGGTRVTSITGAWVAVALALRTLVARGVLADLSALRPPVAAVSVGIVDGAVVLDLPYVEDSRADVDMNVVMTEDGKLIEVQGTAEGAAFTRAQLTAMLDVAEVGIRTLTAAQRAAVG; translated from the coding sequence ATGCGCCCCGACGGCCGACGCCACGATCAACTCCGCTCGCTCGAGATCATCACCGGCTACCAGAAGCACGCCGAGGGCTCGGCCCTGGTCAAGCTCGGCGACACCTGGGTGCTGTGCGCCGCCTCGGTCGAGAAGGGCGTGCCGCCGTTCCTCGCCGGCAAGGGCACCGGCTGGCTCACCGCCGAGTACGCGATGCTGCCGCGCTCGACCCACACCCGGACCAAGCGCGATCCCGGCGGCCGCGGCAAGGAGATCCAGCGGCTGATCGGGCGGGCGCTGCGGGCCGCGGTCGATCTCGACAAGCTGGGCGAGCGCACGCTCGCGGTCGACTGCGACGTGCTGTGCGCCGACGGCGGCACCCGCGTCACCTCGATCACCGGCGCCTGGGTCGCGGTCGCGCTGGCGCTGCGCACGCTGGTCGCGCGCGGGGTCCTGGCCGATCTGTCGGCGCTGCGCCCGCCGGTGGCCGCGGTCTCGGTCGGGATCGTCGATGGCGCGGTCGTGCTCGACCTGCCCTACGTCGAGGACTCCCGCGCCGACGTCGACATGAACGTGGTCATGACCGAGGACGGCAAGCTGATCGAGGTCCAGGGCACCGCCGAGGGCGCCGCGTTCACGCGCGCCCAGCTGACGGCCATGCTCGACGTGGCCGAGGTCGGCATCCGGACGCTGACCGCGGCCCAGCGCGCGGCGGTGGGCTGA
- a CDS encoding translation initiation factor, translating into MMVIMSGKNDPGFGALAGLRDLLPSAPAAPAAPTAPAAVAKGPARAVVRLERKGRGGKEATIVEKLGLAPDELARWCKELKSALGCGGVVEGDAIVLQGDLRSRLEAVLIRRGVRKVTISG; encoded by the coding sequence ATGATGGTCATCATGTCGGGCAAGAACGACCCCGGGTTCGGCGCCCTGGCCGGGCTGCGTGACCTCCTCCCGTCGGCGCCCGCGGCGCCCGCCGCGCCGACCGCGCCCGCCGCCGTCGCCAAGGGCCCGGCCCGCGCGGTGGTCCGGCTCGAGCGCAAGGGCCGTGGCGGCAAGGAGGCCACCATCGTCGAGAAGCTCGGGCTGGCCCCGGACGAGCTGGCGCGGTGGTGCAAGGAGCTCAAGAGCGCGCTCGGCTGCGGCGGCGTGGTCGAGGGCGACGCGATCGTGCTGCAGGGCGACCTGCGCAGCCGGCTCGAGGCGGTGCTGATCCGCCGCGGGGTCCGCAAGGTCACGATCAGCGGCTGA
- a CDS encoding MotA/TolQ/ExbB proton channel family protein, with amino-acid sequence MLQTISAAFHEGGWGMWLILITSILIIGIIVERSVYLFKASVDKDKLLALLKSQVMAGNVQGAIKVCSGNPTPMTRIVQAGLMKFNKSDDEVQAAMDESALRELPKINARTPYLAMLSNFAVMAGLIGTITGMIKAFKSVGDDQGGNKAQDLAGAISEALNCTAFGIGTSLVGLLGFSLLQGKTTKVTDDINEVTVQVVNLVVNHRAQMQSPQG; translated from the coding sequence ATGTTGCAGACGATTTCGGCAGCGTTTCATGAGGGCGGATGGGGCATGTGGCTCATCCTCATCACCTCGATCCTCATCATCGGCATCATCGTCGAGCGCTCGGTCTACCTGTTCAAGGCCTCCGTCGACAAGGACAAGCTCCTGGCCCTGCTCAAGAGCCAGGTCATGGCCGGCAACGTCCAGGGCGCCATCAAGGTGTGCTCGGGCAACCCGACCCCGATGACCCGCATCGTCCAGGCGGGCCTCATGAAGTTCAACAAGAGCGACGACGAGGTCCAGGCGGCCATGGACGAGTCCGCGCTCCGCGAGCTCCCCAAGATCAACGCGCGCACGCCGTACCTGGCGATGCTCTCGAACTTCGCCGTCATGGCCGGCCTCATCGGCACCATCACCGGCATGATCAAGGCCTTCAAGTCGGTCGGCGACGACCAGGGCGGAAACAAGGCGCAGGACCTCGCCGGCGCCATCTCCGAGGCCCTCAACTGCACCGCCTTCGGCATCGGCACCTCGCTGGTCGGTCTGCTCGGCTTCTCGCTGCTGCAGGGCAAGACCACCAAGGTCACCGACGACATCAACGAGGTGACCGTCCAGGTCGTGAACCTGGTCGTCAACCACCGCGCCCAGATGCAGTCGCCGCAGGGCTGA
- the rdgB gene encoding RdgB/HAM1 family non-canonical purine NTP pyrophosphatase: MRPLVVATRNRGKLYELRAMFDGLGVEVIDLAEAATRLGYELPDTIEDAPTFVGNAEKKAREVAAATGWPALADDSGLEVDALGGAPGVYSARYAGGHGDDDANNAKLLAALAGVPPERRTAQFRCALVVADPAGVLADGVMTAEGTVRGVILDAPRGAGGFGYDPLFFCPELDQTFAEAGVGPKGHVSHRARALATLLPSLRAYLALRR; this comes from the coding sequence ATGCGCCCGCTGGTGGTCGCCACCCGCAACCGCGGCAAGCTCTACGAGCTGCGGGCCATGTTCGACGGCCTCGGCGTCGAGGTCATCGATCTGGCCGAGGCCGCGACCCGGCTCGGCTACGAGCTGCCGGACACGATCGAGGACGCGCCGACGTTCGTCGGCAACGCCGAGAAGAAGGCGCGCGAGGTCGCGGCCGCGACCGGCTGGCCGGCGCTGGCCGACGACAGCGGCCTCGAGGTCGACGCGCTCGGCGGCGCGCCCGGCGTGTACTCGGCCCGCTACGCCGGCGGCCACGGCGACGACGACGCCAACAACGCCAAGCTCCTGGCCGCGCTGGCCGGCGTGCCGCCCGAGCGCCGCACCGCGCAGTTCCGGTGCGCGCTGGTGGTCGCCGATCCGGCCGGCGTGCTCGCCGACGGCGTCATGACCGCCGAGGGCACCGTCCGCGGCGTCATCCTCGACGCGCCCCGCGGCGCCGGCGGTTTCGGCTACGATCCGCTGTTCTTCTGCCCCGAGCTCGACCAGACCTTCGCCGAGGCCGGGGTCGGCCCCAAGGGCCACGTCTCGCACCGCGCCCGCGCGCTGGCGACGCTCCTGCCCAGCCTGCGCGCCTACCTCGCGCTCCGGCGCTGA
- a CDS encoding biopolymer transporter ExbD, whose product MNIVPFIDLMSCLTAFLLVTAVWSEIARITIQPKGKARSNEPPPDVIEPKISILLQPDTIYIGVSSAPIDPVVAKKENGEYEWGKIEGAIVALRKEPIFDGKKDIEIAAESTTQHPVFYKDIIHAMDLAAKNGFEGVGLSEPSSLSWRPSL is encoded by the coding sequence TTGAACATTGTTCCCTTCATCGACCTGATGAGCTGCCTCACCGCCTTCTTGCTGGTGACCGCGGTGTGGAGCGAGATCGCGCGCATCACGATCCAGCCCAAGGGCAAGGCCCGCTCGAACGAGCCGCCGCCGGACGTCATCGAGCCCAAGATCTCCATCTTGCTGCAGCCCGACACGATCTACATCGGGGTCAGCTCGGCCCCGATCGATCCGGTCGTGGCCAAGAAGGAGAACGGCGAGTACGAGTGGGGCAAGATCGAGGGCGCGATCGTCGCCCTGCGCAAGGAGCCGATCTTCGACGGCAAGAAAGACATCGAGATCGCCGCCGAGAGCACCACCCAGCACCCGGTGTTCTACAAGGACATCATCCACGCGATGGACCTCGCCGCCAAGAACGGATTCGAGGGGGTCGGCCTGTCCGAGCCCTCCAGCCTGTCCTGGCGCCCGAGCCTTTAG